A segment of the Serratia fonticola genome:
ATACGGATAAACTTTATCCATACAGATCAGATAATCGTCTTTGCCCTGCTCAACAGGCGTGTCTTTATTCTTGCCGATATTAATCCCCAGAATGCCGCCAAAATGGGATTTTTTAACGTTTTCAACAAGATTATCCACGCCATGGTTATTGAACCCCATGCGATTAATCAGCCCTTCGGCTTCAACAATACGGAATAAACGCGGCTTGTCATTACCCGGTTGTGGACGTGGCGTAACGGTTCCAACCTCGACAAAACCAAAGCCCATGGCGCCAAAGGCATCAATACACTCGCCGTCTTTATCCAGACCGGCGGCCAAACCTAACGGGTTTTTAAAAGAGAGCCCCATACAGTTAACTGGCTTGGTCGGCACAGACTGACGGATAAGAAATTCTAATGGGGTGCCGGTAATACGGCGGAGTTGACTGAAGGTCAATTCATGCGCGCGCTCGGGATCGAGCTGAAACAACGCCTTCCTGATGATGGGGTAGTACATGTACTCTCCTGATTTCCCGGTAGGTTGCAAACCGGGGGCGTATTATCCGGTATCCTCTCGGCAATTGGAATTGATTAAGAGCAAAAAAAGCGCGTTTAGCGCAATCGTTTCCCTTGGCTGGCACCGTCCCTCCCTCTTTCCTTATTTATACATATCGAAATCAAAAAAAGAGATTTAAAAAAAGCACGCTTTTGCTGTTAGCTTTAAAACACTTTCTGAACATTATCTTAACAATGATAACTTTTGGTTATAAGGAGCGGCAATGCGCGTTATATCTTTGGCCGGTAGTCCACGAACGCCTTCACGTTCTACGGCGCTGTTACAACTGAGCCAACGCTGGTTGCAGCAGCAGAATGTTGAAGTGATCCCCTATACCTTGCACGACTTCCATGCCGATGATCTGTTACATGCCAATTTCAACAGCCCCGACATCAAGGCATTTTCCGCACAACTGGACGCCGCAGATGGCTTGCTGATCGCCACACCGGTTTATAAGGCTTCCTTTTCCGGCGCGCTGAAAACGTTACTCGATCTGCTGCCTGAACGCGCGCTGGACCACAAAGTGGTTTTACCGCTGGCCACCGGCGGCTCCATTGGCCATATGCTGGCGGTGGATTACGCGCTGAAACCCGTATTGGCGGCGTTGAAAGCCCAAGAAGTGCTGCATGGCGTCTTTGCCGATGACAGCCAAGTGGTGCTCAGCGGCGAACAAATCACACTGGCCGAAGGGGTCGTCACCCGTCTGGAAGAAGCACTGGCAAGCTTCTATCTGGCCCTCAGCCGCCGCAAGCCGCCAGCGATAAAACCCTCCTCAATCCTGCTGTCCCGCCAAACCGCCTAAAGACAATAGAAGGAAATGATCATGTCGCTCTCTTTCTCTTTCCGTCGCTGGCTTAATACCGGTGCATTGGCCGCGATTGTGACGCTGGTGCTCGCCAATACGGCTATCGCACAAGACAACGCCCCTGCCCAATTCCGGATCGGTTACCAAAAAGGATCCGTTAGCCTGGTGCTGGCTAAAACTCACCAATTGCTGGAGAAACGTTTTCCTAACACCCAAATCAGTTGGATCGAATTCCCGGCTGGCCCGCAAATGCTCGAAGCATTGAACGTCGGCAGCATTGATTTGGGCAGCACCGGCGATATTCCCCCCATCTTTGCGCAGGCCGCTGGTGCGGATCTTTTGTACGTTGGCGTAGAGCCGCCAAAACCCAAAGCAGAAGTGATCCTGGTGCCGGAAGCCAGCCCGATTCACAGCGTTGCCGAACTCAAGGGGCATAAAGTGGCCTTCCAGAAAGGCTCAAGCTCCCATAACCTGCTATTACGGGCTCTACAAAGAGATGGCCTGGCGTTTACCGATATTCAGCCGGTTTACCTGACACCGGCCGATGCCCGCGCCGCTTTCCAACAGGGCAACGTCGACGCCTGGGTGATCTGGGACCCCTACTATTCTGCCGCGTTACTGCAAGGTGGCGTTCGCGTACTGACCGATGGTAGCCAATTAAACCAGACCGGCTCCTTCTATCTGGCCGCCCGGCCCTATACCGAAACCAACGGCGCCTTCATCAAGCAGGTGCTGGCAGTGCTGACACAAGCCGATGCCCTGACCATCAGCGATCGTGCACAAAGTATCACCTTGCTGGCCAACGCCATGGGACTGCCTGAAGCGGTGATCGCCAGCTATCTGGATCATCGTCCACCAACGGCAATCAAGCCATTGAGCCCTGCAACGATTGCCGCCCAGCAAAAAACCGCCGATCTGTTCTTCGCCAACCGTTTGGTCCCGGTTCAGGTGGATATTTCGCAACGCGTCTGGCACCCGGACGCACAATAATCAGGAGAGATTATTATGAGCATCAACGTATTCTGGTTTTTACCTACCCACGGGGATGGGCATTACCTGGGCAGTTCTGCAGGTGCCCGCACGGTCGATCATAGCTATTTGCAACAGATCGCCCAAGCGGCCGATCGACTGGGTTTCGGCGGCGTGCTGATCCCAACAGGGCGTTCCTGCGAAGACTCTTGGTTAGTCGCCGCGTCACTGATCCCGGTAACCCAGCGCCTGAAGTTCCTGGTTGCGCTGCGCCCCGGCATCATCTCCCCTACGCTGGCGGCCAGACAGGCTGCCACGCTGGATCGTCTGTCTCATGGCCGCACACTCTTCAATCTGGTCACCGGTGGCGATCCGGAAGAACTGGCGGCGGAAGGATTACACCTTAACCATGCCGAACGCTACGAAGCCTCTGCTGAATTCACCTATGTGTGGCGCAAAGTGCTGGAAGGCGAAACCGTGGATTTCACCGGCAAGCACATTCAGGTGAAAGGGGCCAAACTGTTGTTCCCGCCGGTTCAACAGCCTCGCCCTCCTTTGTACTTTGGCGGATCTTCGGAAGCAGCACAGGATCTGGCGGCAGAACAGGTCGAACTTTACCTGACGTGGGGAGAAACGCCCGCCCAGGTGAAGGCGAAGATCGAGGAAGTGCGAACGAAAGCCGCGGCTAAAGGGCGAAAAGTCCGTTTCGGTATCCGCCTGCACGTTATTGTGCGTGAAACTACCGAGGAAGCCTGGCAAGCCGCCAACCGTTTGATCGCCAATCTGGATGAACAAACCATTGCCGATGCGCAAAAAGCCTTCGCACGCTTCGATTCTGTTGGCCAACAGCGTATGGCCGCCCTGCATGGTGGCAAGAAAGATAATCTTGAAATCAGCCCTAACCTTTGGGCTGGCGTCGGATTGGTACGTGGTGGGGCAGGTACCGCTTTAGTGGGTGATGGCCCAACGGTAGCGCAACGTATTCAAGAATATGCCGATCTGGGAATCGATACTTTTATTCTCTCCGGCTATCCGCACCTTGAAGAAGCCTATCGCGTAGGAGAACTGCTGTTCCCGCTTCTCGATCTGGTCACCACTGAACAGCCGACGTCACTGCGTGCAATCAAGCCACAAGGTGAAGTCGTCGCCAATATGTATGCGCCACAAAAAGTATCGCAAAGCTGAGGAGAAAAATAATGGCAATCGGTGCACAACAAATTCTGCATCGGCTGGCCCCTTGGGCCTTGCCGGTGGCGCTGGTGATTGGCTGGCAGACCGCCGTTGAGGCAGGCTGGTTATCAAACCGCATTTTACCCGCGCCTAGCGCGGTCGTGAGCGCTTTTTGGGCCCTGACCAAAAGTGGTGAACTGTGGCAGCACCTGACCATCAGCAGCTGGCGTGCACTGATTGGTTTCAGTATCGGCGGCAGTATAGGATTGATACTGGGCTTCATTACCGGTTTATCCCACTGGGGAGAACGGTTGCTCGACAGCTCGGTACAAATGATCCGTAACGTGCCGCACCTGGCGCTTATCCCGCTGGTGATCCTGTGGTTTGGTATTGATGAGTCAGCCAAGATCTTTCTGGTGGCACTCGGCACCCTGTTCCCTATTTATCTGAACACCTATCACGGCATCAAAAATATCGATCGGGGTCTGCTGGAAATGGCACGCAGTTACGGCCTGAGCGGTTTCCGCCTGTTCACCCAGGTGGTGCTGCCTGGCGCATTACCGTCGATCATGGTCGGAGTCCGCTTTGCTCTCGGGTTTATGTGGCTGACGCTGATCGTCGCAGAAACCATTTCCGCCAATTCCGGGATCGGTTACCTGGCGATGAACGCCCGTGAATTTCTGCAGACCGATGTGGTGGTGGTAGCCATCATTCTGTATGCCCTGCTCGGCAAACTGGCCGATGCCAGCGCCCAACTGCTCGAACGCGTGTGGTTACGCTGGCATCCCGCCTACCAACTTAAATCAGGAGAAGCGCAATGACAGCCCCTACCCGTCTTCCGCAGGGAACCCCCATCACGCTGGACTCCATCGTCAAACGTTATGGCAACCGCACCGTTTTAGATCGTCTGCAATTACGCATTAGCGCAGGCCAGTTCGTGGCCGTGGTTGGCCGCAGTGGTTGCGGTAAAAGTACCTTGCTTCGTCTGCTCGCGGGGTTAGAAACACCCAGTAGCGGGACATTATTCAGCGGTAATGCTCCATTCAATCATGTCAAAGACGACACCCGATTAATGTTTCAGGATGCGCGCCTGCTGCCGTGGAAAAAGGTAATTGATAACGTGGGGCTGGGGCTAAGAGGCGACTGGCGTGAGGATGCATTACGGGCATTAACCACCGTCGGTCTGGCCGATCGCGCCAATGAATGGCCTGCGGCCCTGTCCGGTGGCCAGAAACAACGCGTTGCCTTGGCGCGTGCATTAATCCATCGCCCACGGCTGTTGCTATTGGATGAACCTTTGGGCGCGTTAGACGCACTAACCCGCATTGAGATGCAGGGGCTGATTGAAGATCTCTGGCAACAACATGGTTTCACCGTGTTGCTGGTTACCCATGATGTCAGCGAAGCAATTACACTGGCAGACCGCGTGCTATTAATAGAGGAAGGGCGTATAGGATTGGATCTGAGCGTCGACTTGCCTCGGCCACGCCGTAAAGGCTCGGCGAAACTGGCAGAGCTGGAAGCGCAAGTACTGACCAGGGTACTGTCACCTTCTCCCCCTGTTATCAAGGTTGCCCAAGTGGCGAATGAATAGGAGAGGTTTATGACAAAGTGGTTTTTAATCCGAGATACCCGTGCCTAGCGCACCGAGAGGTGCTCTCCCTCATCTCTGCCTTTGTCAGCAGGCAGAGGGGCGCTAAACCGCCCCTCTGTTCTTTACGCGTCTAACGCCTTGGTGATCTTCTCATACAGATCGCCTGACAGGTTCTTCAGCCCTTTCAACTGCTCCAGCGCCTGGCGCATCAAGGCCTGCCGAGTGGCATCGTACCGTTTAAGACGGATCAGCGGCTCAATCAGGCGAGCGGCCACTTGCGGGTTACGCTGGTTAAGATCGCTGAGGATCTCCACCAGGAATTGATAACCACTGCCGTCGGCCGCATGGAACGCCGCCGGATTAGCAGAGGCGAAACCGCCAATCAGTGAACGAGTACGGTTTGGGTTCCCGAGGCTGAATGCGCGGTGTTGCAACAAAGCACGTACCTTACTGAGCACATCTGCCGCCGGGCTGGTGGCCTGAAGCACGAACCACTTGTCCATCACCAGACCATCCTGATGCCAACGCTCATCAAATTCGGCCATCAACGTATCACGGCAAGGCAATTGGGCCCCTACGGCAGCCGCCAATGCGGCCAGCGAATCGGTCATATTATCAGCTTGGTGATACTGTTGAGTCACCAGTCTCTCTGCCTGCTCTGCATCACCGAATGCCAGATAGTGGAGGCAAACGTTGCGCAGCGAGCGCTTGGCGATATCACGGTGTTCGACACGGTAACCGTCAGTTTTATTGGCGTGATATACCGCCAGCCACTCATCCGCCATCTCCTGCGCCAGGCAACGCGTGATCGCTTCGTGCACCGCAGCGATCGCTTCTGGATCGATAGTCGTGAACAGTTCGGCAATTTCGTTTTCTGAAGGCAACGTCAGGATCTGAGCCGCCAGGGCCGGATCCAGTTTCTCATCCAGCAACACCGCGCGGAAGGCATCCGCCACGTGTAACGGCAGCGACAGCGGCTGTTTCTGCTGGTATCTGGCTACGTTCAGCTTGATGTATATAGCCAGCAGGCTTTGAGCGGCATCCCAACGGGCAAACTCATTGCGCGCATGCTGCATCAGGAAAGTCAGTTGCTGATCGCTGTACGGATAATCCAGCTTGACTGGCGCAGAGAATTCACGCAGCAGCGAAGGCACGGGCTTATGCGCCACCGCATCGAAGACAAAAGTCTGTTCGGCAGCGGTTACGTTCAATACGTTATTCACCGGCGAACCGTCTTTTTGTAAGGCAATAACGTTGCCTTCGCTATCGTAAAGCTCAATATCCAGTGGAATATGCAACGGCAGCTTTTCCTGTTGGTCTGCCGTCGGTTCGGTTTTCTGGCTGACATGCAAACGGTACTGCTGAAGCTCGGCGTTATAGTCATCACGCACGGTCAACACTGGCGTACCAGACTGGCTATACCAGCGGCGGAACAGCGACAGATCGACGTTGGAGGCATCCTCCATCGCCTGCACAAAGTCATCACAGGTGGCGGCACTGCCGTCGTGGCGCTCAAAATACAGCTGCATCCCCGCCTGGAACTGCTGTTCCCCCAGTAGCGTATGCATCATACGGATCACTTCAGAACCCTTCTCATACACCGTCAGGGTATAAAAGTTGTTCATCTCGATCACTTTATCGGGCCGAATGGCATGCGCCATCGGGCTGGCGTCTTCGGCGAACTGAGCGCCGCGCATCACTCGCACATTATCGATACGATTAACCGAACGGGAACCGAGGTCTGAGCTGAACTCCTGATCGCGGAATACCGTCAGACCCTCTTTCAGGCTAAGCTGGAACCAGTCGCGGCAGGTCACACGGTTACCGGTCCAGTTATGGAAATATTCATGGCCGATCACCGCTTCTATATTCAGGTAATCTTTATCCGTGGCGGTTTCCGCCTTCGCCAGTACATATTTCGAGTTAAAGATATTTAACCCTTTGTTTTCCATTGCCCCCATATTGAAGAAGTCTACGGCGACGATCATATAAATATCCAGATCGTATTCCAGACCAAAACGGGTCTCGTCCCACTTCATCGAATTTTTCAACGAGGTCATGGCCCAATCGGCACGATCAAGATTGCCCCGATCGACAAACAGCTCAAGCGCTACTTTGCGGCCGGAACGGGTAACAAAGGTATCGCGCAGTACGTCGAAATCACCGGCCACCAGCGCAAACAGGTAACAAGGTTTTGGGAACGGATCCTGCCATTGAACCCAGTGACGTCCATCTTCCAGTTCCCCTGCTCCAACACGGTTACCGTTCGACAGCAGGAAAGGATAACGCGCTTTATTAGCCACAATCCGGGTGGTAAAGCGGGCCAGAACATCCGGGCGATCAAGATAATAGGTAATGTGGCGGAAACCCTCTGCTTCACATTGGGTACACAGCGCCTCGCCAGACAGATACAACCCTTCCAAAGCGCTATTTTTTGCCGGGTGAATGTCGTTAACGATGGTAAGGGTAAACTGCGCAGGCAACTGCTCGATAACCAATTGGTTATCCTGCTGGCGATAGGCGCTCCACGGTTGCCCGTCGACCTGAATGCTCACCAGTGTCAAATCTTCACCATCGAGGATCAGCGCTGTGCCTGCGGCACCTTGTCGCTTGATTTGGCTGACGGCAGTCACGCGCGTAGTGTCAGCATCCAGTTCGAAATCTAAGTCGATGTCGGTAATGGTGTAATCCGGTGCACGATAATCGTGGCGAAACTTCGCCTGTGGTTGTTGTGTCATAAAAAACCTTCGACGTCTCAGTGAATACAGGTAACGGGCCCTGGGTGTTAAGCCCCGGGATAGCGCTGCTCTTTACGGGCCCAATTGTGAATAAACTGTATCACAGCTACCAAAAAAACCCACTGATGGCAGCAAGTCGCGCCAATATTTCAAACCTCTATCGTGGGCAAACGCTATTTTGCGCCAAGCATTCAGCACCTGAATACTCCACACAACGCGATAAACAGCATTTTATGCTTAAAATGGAGGCCCCTCTCCCCCCGATGGCAGGCAACATTCCAGAGGCAGCCCGGTAGACACGATGTTATAATTTAGCACCCGGCCAGTAGGAGAAACGGATTAGCATGAAAGTAAAATATCTGATCTATTTCTTCACTTTTACCATCATGCTCTCCTTTGCCGTTTTTATCTCCGATGGGCTGGTAGAAGCTCATAAAAGCTATCTCAATAGCCAGGAAAACCTCTATAAAATCAGCCGAGCCAAGGAAGTGTCTGAAGCTTTCCAGGCTTCACTGCTTGCCCACCAGCTCAAAAGATTAAGCCTGGTGAATAACATTGTCACCGAGACACAGTGGCAGTACGCCGATAAACAGGCACGTAAAAAAATAGCGATAGTCAAATCCCATATCGATAATGAAATACCGCGCCAACAAAGCGTCGGGCAAAAATTTGCCATCCTTTCAATGGTCAATCTGATGGAAAAACTGCTGGATAACGACTCACGCCAGCTTTCCCACGCCAATGAAGACAACACCAATCTTTTCAATCTCAACAGCGCCTACTACATCGTTCAGACCACCAGAACCTTTTACCGCTATACCTACGATACCCGGCTGATCGACCCTGAATCTTTTCTGTTTCTGGAGTCTATTCGCCTCAACAACCGTCTGAATATGTCATTGACGGAATTAATCGATCAGATTATTGATGTGAACCTTAATAGTCTGGGCCGCAAAGACGCCTACCTGAAAGCCATCCAGCTAACCGGGGTGCTTAATTCACTCGGCACCCGCTTGGCCTATATGAAACTGGCCTATAGCGATCCGCAGGTTTCGTCCCTGGTTAACGAGATGCAGAAAAGTATCTCCAGCGACAGAATCGATGAAATTTCTGACGGTCTGTACCTGGCCATTACCCAGAACACCGGTTATAACGCCCAGTTTATCTATCAATATATCAAGACATTGAGTCAACTCTCCCAGCAACTTTATCAACGCAGTTTTGAACTGGAAATTGCTGCCTCTGAAGCCAAAATGTACGATAGCCTGACC
Coding sequences within it:
- the ssuE gene encoding NADPH-dependent FMN reductase, with the translated sequence MRVISLAGSPRTPSRSTALLQLSQRWLQQQNVEVIPYTLHDFHADDLLHANFNSPDIKAFSAQLDAADGLLIATPVYKASFSGALKTLLDLLPERALDHKVVLPLATGGSIGHMLAVDYALKPVLAALKAQEVLHGVFADDSQVVLSGEQITLAEGVVTRLEEALASFYLALSRRKPPAIKPSSILLSRQTA
- a CDS encoding sulfonate ABC transporter substrate-binding protein; the encoded protein is MSLSFSFRRWLNTGALAAIVTLVLANTAIAQDNAPAQFRIGYQKGSVSLVLAKTHQLLEKRFPNTQISWIEFPAGPQMLEALNVGSIDLGSTGDIPPIFAQAAGADLLYVGVEPPKPKAEVILVPEASPIHSVAELKGHKVAFQKGSSSHNLLLRALQRDGLAFTDIQPVYLTPADARAAFQQGNVDAWVIWDPYYSAALLQGGVRVLTDGSQLNQTGSFYLAARPYTETNGAFIKQVLAVLTQADALTISDRAQSITLLANAMGLPEAVIASYLDHRPPTAIKPLSPATIAAQQKTADLFFANRLVPVQVDISQRVWHPDAQ
- the ssuD gene encoding FMNH2-dependent alkanesulfonate monooxygenase, whose translation is MSINVFWFLPTHGDGHYLGSSAGARTVDHSYLQQIAQAADRLGFGGVLIPTGRSCEDSWLVAASLIPVTQRLKFLVALRPGIISPTLAARQAATLDRLSHGRTLFNLVTGGDPEELAAEGLHLNHAERYEASAEFTYVWRKVLEGETVDFTGKHIQVKGAKLLFPPVQQPRPPLYFGGSSEAAQDLAAEQVELYLTWGETPAQVKAKIEEVRTKAAAKGRKVRFGIRLHVIVRETTEEAWQAANRLIANLDEQTIADAQKAFARFDSVGQQRMAALHGGKKDNLEISPNLWAGVGLVRGGAGTALVGDGPTVAQRIQEYADLGIDTFILSGYPHLEEAYRVGELLFPLLDLVTTEQPTSLRAIKPQGEVVANMYAPQKVSQS
- the ssuC gene encoding aliphatic sulfonate ABC transporter permease SsuC; amino-acid sequence: MAIGAQQILHRLAPWALPVALVIGWQTAVEAGWLSNRILPAPSAVVSAFWALTKSGELWQHLTISSWRALIGFSIGGSIGLILGFITGLSHWGERLLDSSVQMIRNVPHLALIPLVILWFGIDESAKIFLVALGTLFPIYLNTYHGIKNIDRGLLEMARSYGLSGFRLFTQVVLPGALPSIMVGVRFALGFMWLTLIVAETISANSGIGYLAMNAREFLQTDVVVVAIILYALLGKLADASAQLLERVWLRWHPAYQLKSGEAQ
- the ssuB gene encoding aliphatic sulfonates ABC transporter ATP-binding protein, coding for MTAPTRLPQGTPITLDSIVKRYGNRTVLDRLQLRISAGQFVAVVGRSGCGKSTLLRLLAGLETPSSGTLFSGNAPFNHVKDDTRLMFQDARLLPWKKVIDNVGLGLRGDWREDALRALTTVGLADRANEWPAALSGGQKQRVALARALIHRPRLLLLDEPLGALDALTRIEMQGLIEDLWQQHGFTVLLVTHDVSEAITLADRVLLIEEGRIGLDLSVDLPRPRRKGSAKLAELEAQVLTRVLSPSPPVIKVAQVANE
- the pepN gene encoding aminopeptidase N, whose protein sequence is MTQQPQAKFRHDYRAPDYTITDIDLDFELDADTTRVTAVSQIKRQGAAGTALILDGEDLTLVSIQVDGQPWSAYRQQDNQLVIEQLPAQFTLTIVNDIHPAKNSALEGLYLSGEALCTQCEAEGFRHITYYLDRPDVLARFTTRIVANKARYPFLLSNGNRVGAGELEDGRHWVQWQDPFPKPCYLFALVAGDFDVLRDTFVTRSGRKVALELFVDRGNLDRADWAMTSLKNSMKWDETRFGLEYDLDIYMIVAVDFFNMGAMENKGLNIFNSKYVLAKAETATDKDYLNIEAVIGHEYFHNWTGNRVTCRDWFQLSLKEGLTVFRDQEFSSDLGSRSVNRIDNVRVMRGAQFAEDASPMAHAIRPDKVIEMNNFYTLTVYEKGSEVIRMMHTLLGEQQFQAGMQLYFERHDGSAATCDDFVQAMEDASNVDLSLFRRWYSQSGTPVLTVRDDYNAELQQYRLHVSQKTEPTADQQEKLPLHIPLDIELYDSEGNVIALQKDGSPVNNVLNVTAAEQTFVFDAVAHKPVPSLLREFSAPVKLDYPYSDQQLTFLMQHARNEFARWDAAQSLLAIYIKLNVARYQQKQPLSLPLHVADAFRAVLLDEKLDPALAAQILTLPSENEIAELFTTIDPEAIAAVHEAITRCLAQEMADEWLAVYHANKTDGYRVEHRDIAKRSLRNVCLHYLAFGDAEQAERLVTQQYHQADNMTDSLAALAAAVGAQLPCRDTLMAEFDERWHQDGLVMDKWFVLQATSPAADVLSKVRALLQHRAFSLGNPNRTRSLIGGFASANPAAFHAADGSGYQFLVEILSDLNQRNPQVAARLIEPLIRLKRYDATRQALMRQALEQLKGLKNLSGDLYEKITKALDA
- a CDS encoding GGDEF domain-containing protein, encoding MKVKYLIYFFTFTIMLSFAVFISDGLVEAHKSYLNSQENLYKISRAKEVSEAFQASLLAHQLKRLSLVNNIVTETQWQYADKQARKKIAIVKSHIDNEIPRQQSVGQKFAILSMVNLMEKLLDNDSRQLSHANEDNTNLFNLNSAYYIVQTTRTFYRYTYDTRLIDPESFLFLESIRLNNRLNMSLTELIDQIIDVNLNSLGRKDAYLKAIQLTGVLNSLGTRLAYMKLAYSDPQVSSLVNEMQKSISSDRIDEISDGLYLAITQNTGYNAQFIYQYIKTLSQLSQQLYQRSFELEIAASEAKMYDSLTAIYGMISLGGLITLFILLPSLIFCSNISRWLTKTHNNILRLSKGDMNIDSNEAFYSKELIAISDAINQLKQYNQVKLALENEKHQLIKELETSSFLDPLTNIYNRRKFFLECDLLATNSYPQAFCLIDIDNFKRLNDTYGHDVGDRVLVMFAELLRNTFRSSDIFCRYGGEEFALLLGHCTLENARGVMEELREQTHRLCLELINGKRVRFTVSCGIAAVASLEDLHPAIKQADEALYFCKKTGKDKVSIYTLTGFI